A single genomic interval of Xyrauchen texanus isolate HMW12.3.18 chromosome 40, RBS_HiC_50CHRs, whole genome shotgun sequence harbors:
- the LOC127633857 gene encoding proteasome activator complex subunit 2-like isoform X2, translating into MTHGDRDGILFILFDLMWLSFLYKTEELFSDHIPLKISQLDNLLKGDEFSITDLSNLHAPLDIPIPDPPVHEDEDMETDKNEDDDKKKKVPKCGFIKRNERIVKLLDIVKPEIIALKETCITVSCWISHLIPKIEDGNDFGVAIQEKILERINAVKTKVEGFQTNINKYFTERGDAVAKASKETHVMDYRSLVHEKDEAAYFEIRVIVLDIRGFYAELYDVISKNLEKVTNPKGEEKPSMY; encoded by the exons atgacCCACGGTGATAGAGACGGGATTCTCTTCATCCTGTTTGATCTTATGTGGCTGTCTTTTTTATATAAG ACTGAAGAACTCTTCTCTGATCACATTCCTCTGAAGATTTCACAGCTTGACAACCTGTTGAAG GGGGATGAGTTCAGTATCACTGACCTCTCAAATCTCCATGCACCCCTTGACATTCCCATTCCTGACCCACCAGTGCATGAGGACGAG gaTATGGAGACAGATAAGAATGAAGATGATGATAAAAAGAAGAAAG TTCCCAAGTGCGGCTTCATCAAAAGAAATGAGCGAATTGTGAAGTTGCTTGATATTGTAAAACCAGAGATAATTGCTCTTAAGGAGACTTGCATCACA GTCTCCTGCTGGATTTCTCATCTCATCCCCAAAATAGAAGATGGGAATGATTTTGGAGTCGCAATTCAG GAAAAAATCCTTGAGAGAATTAATGCTGTGAAGACTAAGGTGGAGGGTTTTCAGACCAACATTAACAA GTACTTCACAGAGAGAGGCGATGCAGTGGCCAAAGCCTCCAAAGAGACCCATGTg ATGGATTATCGTTCTCTAGTGCACGAGAAGGACGAAGCGGCATATTTCGAGATCAGAGTGATTGTCCTTGATATACGTGGATTCTAC GCTGAACTTTATGATGTCATCAGCAAAAACCTGGAAAAAGTCACAAACCCCAAAGGAGAAGAGAAGCCATCCATGTACTGA